The Anastrepha ludens isolate Willacy chromosome 2, idAnaLude1.1, whole genome shotgun sequence DNA window aataacaatatcTTGTACCTGTAAAAACTGTAAGAATCCATGCACTGCtcccaattgttttttccatttaaccttattaagttTTTCCTGGTAAAATGTAAAGATGAGTTGTTCCACAGCAACGGTTTTTATAGGAAGCTGTTCACGTAGAATTCGATTCGCATTTCCTTGAATGTTTTCATCCGACAACCTGTAAATGGTCGATGTCGCAGTTAACTCGCACAGCAAGGCCAACAAATTGGCAAGTGtctaatttgcaaataaatgagtttaaaaaagacaacataattttagtttttacctCAAAAGCTTCTTGCTCCTCGCTTTCAAAGATCCGGTGCTTATGTTGTTGTAATAGGTCATAAAGTATTGGTACTTGTAGTTCTAAATATTTTCTGTATTCATTAAATTGCTCGCTCTGCAAAGGCGCATCATCCAAGTCGTTTTTTAAAGCAGGGACAAAACAGGAAGCAATTAAATCCTGAAGATATTGCACTTCAGAGACCATTATTCTTTTGTGTATTGAAATTGATATCTTCGTAGggcaattataaaaatcggGCTACGAATCGATATCTAATGTTTTCAGTATTAATAATCCGAAAGGTTATtaacaaaagttattaacaaaaaaaaaacctttcaaatgttattattttctattacttaTTACACGAAAGTCAAGTCACTTAGGAGTTGAACTTTACTTTTTCTTTATGGTAATGTGTTTGAActgtatttttcaacaaaattcagaaaatatcGCAATAACTTAAATATATCGTTGTTAAAAACGTAAACAAAGCGTGTGCCGAGCGAAAAAATAACCAAATGCTGCTTGGTGCTGCCACTCTATATAAATACagtgataatttaatttttaataaggaGCTAAGAggaacaattattttatttagcagGATTTACATATTTCCTACTAGAGTCGGAGTAGTAAATGCCGCATGAGCAATTTTAGGCAAAGTATAATGatttattgacgtgataacgtcttacaATTCGATTTAGGCGGCTGCACGaacgaaaaaatgcgtcgttatattgctcaatcgtcgttatcttgctcattcgtcgttatcttgctcatgcgtcgttaccttgcttgaactgcaagcgagagcgcggaacgaacgacaaagagcacaatggCCCCCCGCATTCTGGCTCTCtccttgagtgagcatatatatgtgtgtatgtatatgcgcatatgtatataaattcacatatttgtatttgcataaaccttcttcctgtgtgcatggtaatgaaccatttctgcGTTGAGAATAGGatgatgataggaaaagtaggaaatgaaagggagtgtttcgagtgttatgtgtcttgaaaaaggcaaatcggtgatgttgcctcttagtgttgttgacttattaacgtctgatgcacaatcgaaattgaagatatctttcatgaatttgataaatgtttcgtcatttttcacgtttgtgtaaatgtaacttgacctattccattgcgattccattaacctctttctctatatccatacaaaatatatatcaaacaaataaaattaaatttttgatttgaaaattgcaaccattacatcaatattttcttatgacgttgtcacgttaaactatcgtcagtaaaccgactttacaggcaacctctttttttaatgaaatttggtggagatgttaggaaGTGGCTCCTAAATAACCAATATATCTCCCAACAGTCCGGAAATAATAGTTTTGCCGGTACATATTTGCCTTCAAATGGCCTTCATAAACTTCACTATACTTACTAATATAATGGCgataaaatgtatatatgtgtatttatatatttaaaattaataagtttATTCGTGAAAtgtatcatatatgtatatctatgatATGTACGtaatattgataaatttttgtaaCCTGTTTTGTAGCAAATTGTGAACATATCAAAAGTAATCTGCTCGGCTCACTTGACGGAAAatttacatatgcaaatatcaaTAAAGTTATCGAACAAGATTCGCAGCTAGCGAGTATAGCGGTTATACCTCAAGGTTGATAGAATAATGGTTGCgctttccgaattcgctgtgcgTAAGAGCCAtgagtaaacaaataaaagcaaggggtattacttgtttgtgagtgtgtaactactacccacaagcgagcttggcaggctgagagaggctgcagatggacaaaactgatgttacctgtcatgtccgatcgactgtcgcaaacccttctgtcattaagcagaggggagtgcagacggctggttggactgatgacgggccactttctgtgggcaaagcacatggaaaggtagggcatctcagacagtgtactctgcccagcttgtgaagaggaggataagacggcggaccacttcctgtgtgtctgtcccgccttcgcccgaatcaggtttgaggtctttggcactgacgtgttaagaagcgaccatcttgactccttggcaccacaagatctactcagatttcttcggagatcggatagatttaaagaaaattaaaagggaatctaagtgtagtacaatggactcaattaatgtctgagtgctgcacttgctagttgtcccgacaaaaaaaaaaaaaaaaaaaaaaaaaaaaaaaaacttgtttgtgaagaggaagaataggcgaaagcaatggaaacaaccaaacacaagaaacttTACGCACACATAAACACTTTCCTGCCACGGcgccttccgcataaaaacgcaaacaaactgcatttggaggctttatattaatttgtgctttcccATTTAGCACAAAgcatttcgttttcattagtttgtttagtttaaatctcacaaatcataATATAACCAAGCCATTCaatgaatttttacaaacatgtaatttctcctgcttttgtttgtttttttcgtttgttttgtattgccaAGGGAAGTAACGTCAGAcctgtcaaaatcgcgaaaatagTAACTGGTTTTGGAAGGCGTCACCTatggtactcaattcgccttggtaaTGCCTCATAAAACttgtataactcactattttacaaacaaagatggaaagaataatgcaaggtggatttaataaggtgacagcattcacccagctgaatttttcgccgtaggtatggcttacgtcaaaatggtatgctttgtttgtatgtattggtatgtttacattcgtatgtttacatttgcttgctgattttgacatgatgcttgcaccaaacgcaacaacaaatacatgtagggttttacttatatgtgtttgctgtcacctgtaataaattcgccttggaataatgagatggcgcctatcgtggtcccgttactttgctctcagcgaatttgacaacgagttacgtgatttgagctccagtatggccagattaccattttcgtaacttgatttagtatttttttttttgttatttagtctgagagttttagttctttcttcatgacatttttctagcctgttctaattaaaagtaatgtttataattttataaaatatacattttttttaaattagttcaataattcacttagttttatttagctttactttttttaacagctGGTGGCATTggcgcgattgcaggtgttgttggtgttcttctgctttcggcagtcaaatctcttctcgctactgcagtattGCCtacctttggatataaaaatgcactaaaattcccattcaaagaaaataacacaacaaatttttattgaattatttaaataattttgtatgcgtgacaaactgtctttagaatgtgcgtttttttttaaataaatgtgttatacttatgtacaatttaatttataagtaaCTTTTGTcaagactcttttgttaagggaacaacttatttgctatatttgaggttatgtaactagacttttgtaaaaatgtcagtatggtttctttagtattttctggtattttgttgcttatttttataatgaatacacctcttgatgctctatgtcccaataaggattgatggccggaagaaacgattacacctctatggttttaatcaaCATTCAGTAAAtttaaacgccttttaaaatgtgtaaaaagttttcaatcttaagaagagttgagagagctacatttaatattcttccataaccttaaaaggagcaaaaaattaaattcacactttcaaaatatcaatttttataaaaaccaactaattttcattagcactaaaatcttctcagagtggccttttttaaccttcttttgtataataatacagtttttatttaacctaaagtttcggtagctttaaattaaaaaaaaaagaaacaaacacgaaacttcaaaattttcgtattttcggtataaaaaagcactaaatttattgcgaagaacaaatggttggcaatactgcacaactcagcaaacgtgacgtcacgtactctctgatgggcgcaatcttctttctatcattcttgctgtCAAGATatgttgcttcatctattcgctacTTGCTAATGCTTAGCGACGGCGTCATCGgcaaaaaaagggggaaaaagtaATTGGGCTtagcaattttgtattttgattaTCAAAATGTCAATGAGAATGTAAACAATCAAataatagcctagacagacggcggcgttaattggtaattttgattaaaattgtaaaattagtaAGCAGCTGATTAGCTTATCGGATAGTCTTATcagtaaaagaagaagaaatatatatttacataaaagaaatcttaaattgtaatttctctAACTGTTCCTAAATATCACAACAATTActgtaatttcaaaatgttaGTGGAAACTAGGATTGCATCCGgtctttcttgtttttctttttaaaagtttcagcatttctcattcaaaatatatatcaaCTGCCATTTTTCGGTAATGTTGCCGTTAAAAATTCCCCTAATCCGCATAAACTATGAAAATTATGTAAACTTTTCAATCCGCATTAGTTTCACttaattcctgagataattcTGAATTAAGTCGTTAATTCTGATTAACGCCATCGTCTGTCTAGACTGTTAGGCAGCAACAAAGAAGCAGGACACTTTGACATTCAAATCAGCaaaattgcaagaaaaaaaaaacaagtcttGTGCTGTAACGAAGTTACTTTATGTGGATCTTCCTTGCCCGTGGCAATTAAAAGTATTTGGATTTAGCTTCCCttgctaatatttttaaattttgtttgtcaaATTCAGTTTAAATAATCCcaaattatatctatataaagAAACAGTTAAGCTTGCCAGTAAGTATTTTACTTTCGTATAATAAGCTAAAGAAGaaagtaacattttaaaatagttGAAACTTGAGTTAATATGCAACAATTGGTACTTCCATCGACTTTTTCGactattttttccatttgcaACACAAGGTAGATATTTAAggttaaaagttttatttttgctacTTCAAGTGAGCACGAAACTGATAAACTAATAAAGgagctatacattttttaaaccaCTTTCTATATATCTCCACCATCCCACTATTGCCAACCGTTCGCTACAAACACAATCCACTTCAACACAAAATCCAAATTTTGACTTGTGACATTATTGTTGTATTTGAGACGTCCGTCTGAGTTGTCATATGACCAATTTTCATCGAGGGCcaggaataaaaaatatgctgcggatttgtgcaatttttatgTTCTGCTTTTTAGCAGGTGAGTAATCCTTAAgtaatttatacaatataaaaaagtttaaagtgtAAGTGAAACCATAGtggataataaaaacatttttacggGCTAGTGACGAGTGTAAAAAATAGTTGCAATTGTTGGGTGTAGTTAGTGAacgttttattgattttgtgcaTATCACTTGTAAACctcacaattttgtaaaatgtgACTAATTTAACCCTTCATATTCTAGTTCAAGCTGATGGCACTTTCTACGTGCTGAATACGCCGGAATCGTTATCCTTTCAGTCCGTTTCTACTGCACTCCCCAGTGAACAGGTGGGTGACATTATTAGGGCAGCAAAAGGTTTGGATGTATCGGACTCCGCGGATTTTCCTGGTCTTGTGATCGAAAATCCCTTTGGACTTCCACAAAAAGCAATGATTGTAGTTGCAAACGGTTTGAAGCAACTGCCCCTCAGTAATGACGTAGTGAGCTATAGTGTGGAAGGTAAATCTGTGTCGGCCTCAATAGAGGAACTTAAGCTGGCATTGACCGAAGATATATCTGAATGCGATATAAGCTTGTCTAGTTCACAGGAAAACGTACGTGAATagcatataatattataaattcttGTTTATTGAGTACTTAATCTATATAACTTATTATGATTTAGGGGCTCGTTAACTGTGTTAAATCAAACAATGAATTTATACTTGCGAAAATTGACGTATCTAAACTTGTTAAGAGTGGTGTTGAAAAATCCAAGGTAGTTTCCACTTTGGTTAGCGAACTAAATACCCTTCAGGAAAAAACCGAGGGAGACTCGTCCCAATCAATTCTCGTCATAGTTATTGCTCATGAGGATGAAAAAGATGGTAGCACTTCCCGTAGAAGACGTGACACTCTTGCCGGATCAACAACTGTAAGTATATTAAAAGTTATGGGTTTTAATTCGAGGTAGCATTTATAATGATTGATTTATTATTAACAGAATACTTACAACCTTGCTGCTTATTACGATGAAAATTATCCCGTAATTTTCAACATCATTCTATGGTTCATGGTTGCTTTGGGCCTTTCGCTGTTGGCCGTATGCTATGCCATT harbors:
- the LOC128858840 gene encoding ATPase H(+)-transporting accessory protein 2; amino-acid sequence: MTNFHRGPGIKNMLRICAIFMFCFLAVQADGTFYVLNTPESLSFQSVSTALPSEQVGDIIRAAKGLDVSDSADFPGLVIENPFGLPQKAMIVVANGLKQLPLSNDVVSYSVEGKSVSASIEELKLALTEDISECDISLSSSQENGLVNCVKSNNEFILAKIDVSKLVKSGVEKSKVVSTLVSELNTLQEKTEGDSSQSILVIVIAHEDEKDGSTSRRRRDTLAGSTTNTYNLAAYYDENYPVIFNIILWFMVALGLSLLAVCYAIADMDPGRDSIIYRMTSTRMKKDN